The genomic interval GTGGAGACTATTTCAAGAGCCAGAGATGAGCGGATAGCGTCTTGCAGGTTGGATACGCTATGCAGGATTGCTCAGGAGCTGGGATGCTCTGTGGATGAGCTTTATTCTGTGGATTTTGTGTAGCCCCTCAATAGAGGGGCTCAGATTGCTGACAAAGTCCTCGCCT from Desulfovibrio sp. JC010 carries:
- a CDS encoding helix-turn-helix transcriptional regulator, translating into MDLELKSNLPELMEKAQISIRVLADKCGLAVETISRARDERIASCRLDTLCRIAQELGCSVDELYSVDFV